From Chryseobacterium shandongense, the proteins below share one genomic window:
- a CDS encoding trigger factor, translated as MKVTAQNHDDVSALLTVTLEKSDYKERVEKQLINYAKNAQVPGFRKGKVPLSMVRRQYEAGIAFEEINKQVSDALNNYVNENKLRLVGQPVPQPVNEFDYNADQLEVAFEVGFEPEFTIDLSKYEAPHYKVEASEKEINKSIENMQKRFAEQVPQDKITKDSYIALEISQVVEEDAEGEHHHHPKNTTITAENKEAFKLVKGLKMDGSVKVSKETLAENEELAKELGFSKEEAEHLHHNEVEVKVKDFYSLNLAELNQDLFDKVYGEGNIKSEEELKEKVKSELDEYFQQNADVHFVNKVLEQVSEKEEVKLPEEFLVKWLLFSNQNIQSEEQAKQILESEKNQLKYQIIEGKLMSENEIQLDYADVLVQAEQLVRNQLAIYGIHHLGDEEIQKYAVEMLKDQEQVRQISSEVAMTKLKDIILEKATKKETAISHDEFLEELKK; from the coding sequence ATGAAGGTTACCGCACAAAACCATGATGATGTAAGTGCATTGCTTACAGTGACATTGGAAAAATCTGACTATAAAGAAAGAGTTGAAAAGCAATTGATTAATTATGCTAAAAATGCGCAAGTTCCTGGTTTCAGAAAAGGAAAAGTGCCTTTAAGTATGGTTAGAAGACAGTACGAAGCAGGTATTGCATTTGAAGAAATCAATAAACAGGTTTCTGATGCTTTAAACAACTACGTCAACGAAAACAAATTAAGATTAGTGGGTCAGCCTGTTCCTCAGCCTGTAAACGAATTCGATTACAATGCTGATCAATTGGAAGTGGCTTTTGAAGTAGGATTCGAGCCTGAATTTACAATAGACCTTTCTAAGTACGAAGCGCCTCACTATAAAGTGGAAGCTTCTGAAAAAGAAATCAACAAGAGTATTGAAAACATGCAGAAGCGTTTTGCTGAGCAGGTTCCTCAAGATAAAATCACTAAGGATTCTTACATCGCCTTAGAAATTTCTCAGGTTGTAGAAGAAGATGCAGAAGGAGAGCACCACCACCATCCGAAAAACACTACTATTACTGCTGAAAACAAAGAAGCTTTCAAATTGGTAAAAGGCCTTAAAATGGACGGGTCTGTAAAAGTTTCAAAAGAAACGCTTGCGGAAAACGAAGAATTGGCTAAAGAACTAGGATTCTCTAAGGAAGAGGCTGAACATTTACACCACAATGAAGTGGAAGTGAAAGTAAAAGATTTCTACTCTTTGAATCTTGCTGAACTTAACCAGGATCTTTTTGATAAAGTATATGGTGAAGGAAACATTAAGTCTGAAGAAGAATTAAAAGAAAAAGTAAAATCTGAGCTGGATGAATACTTCCAGCAGAATGCAGATGTACACTTTGTAAATAAAGTGTTGGAGCAGGTTTCTGAAAAAGAAGAAGTAAAACTTCCTGAAGAATTCCTTGTAAAATGGTTGCTATTCTCTAATCAGAACATCCAGTCTGAAGAGCAGGCTAAACAAATCCTTGAATCTGAGAAAAACCAGTTGAAATACCAGATTATCGAAGGTAAGCTAATGTCTGAAAACGAAATCCAGTTAGATTACGCAGATGTATTGGTTCAGGCAGAGCAGTTGGTAAGAAACCAGTTGGCCATCTACGGAATCCACCACCTGGGAGACGAAGAAATCCAGAAGTATGCTGTAGAAATGTTGAAAGATCAGGAGCAGGTAAGACAAATTTCTTCTGAAGTTGCGATGACAAAACTAAAAGATATTATTCTTGAAAAAGCAACAAAGAAAGAAACTGCAATCTCTCATGATGAGTTTTTAGAAGAGCTTAAAAAATAA